One window from the genome of Candidatus Didemnitutus sp. encodes:
- a CDS encoding helix-turn-helix domain-containing protein: MISFAASLKGGGHTSNALFAQVFGRQIDALERNQLRYHIPRQRRLYEQHGRMPYHFKPELFIQLAGVTEFEFPEQRVTLRAGEVCIVPKGMPHGETVRGDGEPFENVVVSYYNNTVDVHVAHEVAPGVPRADDVHFFTTDLFQDLITYLDRICEFHDSNPVVNALAIKGLLLAEFSLLRTLVATPASHRPASTDPVALCEWLIQHNIQVDTLSVESLAREVGCSSNHLSKIFHRATSERIVERINRLRIQNAIDALSRTRLSVKTIAASCGFADANYFARVFRQATGRSPQQYRVDARQLEETLRQPARAPRVGEHIVHEVMESWCDRVPHSAAL; this comes from the coding sequence ATGATTTCGTTCGCAGCCAGCCTCAAAGGCGGCGGCCACACCTCGAATGCCTTGTTCGCGCAAGTCTTCGGCCGACAGATCGACGCGCTGGAGCGCAACCAGCTGCGCTACCACATCCCGCGCCAGCGCCGACTCTACGAGCAGCACGGGCGGATGCCTTATCATTTCAAACCCGAGCTGTTCATCCAGCTCGCAGGCGTGACGGAGTTCGAGTTTCCCGAGCAACGCGTGACGTTGCGCGCGGGCGAGGTCTGCATCGTGCCGAAGGGCATGCCCCACGGCGAGACGGTGCGGGGTGACGGCGAGCCGTTCGAGAACGTCGTGGTTTCTTACTACAACAACACCGTCGACGTGCACGTCGCACACGAGGTGGCGCCCGGCGTGCCGCGCGCCGACGACGTGCATTTCTTCACCACCGACCTGTTTCAGGACCTCATCACGTATCTCGACCGCATCTGCGAATTCCACGACAGCAATCCCGTGGTGAACGCGCTCGCGATCAAGGGCCTCCTGCTCGCGGAGTTCTCGCTGCTGCGCACGCTCGTGGCCACGCCCGCCTCGCACCGGCCGGCGTCCACCGATCCGGTCGCGCTGTGCGAATGGCTGATCCAGCACAACATCCAGGTCGACACGCTGAGCGTGGAATCGCTCGCGCGCGAGGTCGGCTGCTCGTCGAACCACCTCTCCAAGATTTTCCACCGCGCCACGAGCGAGCGCATCGTCGAACGCATCAACCGCCTGCGCATCCAGAACGCGATCGATGCGCTCAGCCGCACGCGGCTCAGCGTGAAGACGATCGCGGCGAGCTGCGGCTTCGCCGATGCGAACTACTTCGCGCGCGTCTTCCGGCAGGCCACCGGGCGTTCGCCGCAGCAGTATCGCGTCGACGCGCGCCAGCTGGAAGAGACGCTGCGCCAGCCCGCGCGCGCCCCGCGCGTCGGCGAGCACATCGTCCACGAGGTGATGGAGTCGTGGTGCGATCGCGTGCCGCATTCTGCTGCGCTCTGA
- a CDS encoding YwiC-like family protein, whose translation MRNVAPALAANTSFRSLVVPREHGSWSLALEPVALGLLVAPSWGGAWLALAVVAGFFTRRPLKLAATLPPADPRRAAAWRWTSLFAVVAVAALAGSAGAKVLNEQLSSVGALWALWPLLLAVPFGAAFLWFDLRGEMREAEAEIAGSAAFALVPATFATLAGWSAGAALALAGLMLARSVPTVLTVRTYLRLAKGKPATALPALAGAGGALLAVIVLAVRGLVPSTAVTLALLLAARTAWLLSPRAPLWSARRAGITEAILGAVFVVVLTLAYGVH comes from the coding sequence ATGCGCAACGTCGCCCCCGCCCTCGCCGCGAACACTTCCTTCCGCTCGCTCGTCGTGCCGCGCGAGCACGGCAGCTGGTCGCTCGCGCTCGAGCCGGTCGCGCTCGGCCTGCTCGTCGCGCCGTCGTGGGGCGGCGCGTGGCTCGCGCTGGCGGTGGTCGCGGGATTCTTCACCCGCCGTCCGCTGAAGCTCGCCGCCACGCTTCCGCCCGCCGATCCGCGCCGCGCTGCCGCCTGGCGCTGGACGTCACTCTTCGCCGTTGTCGCCGTCGCCGCGCTGGCCGGCAGCGCCGGCGCGAAAGTTCTTAATGAGCAACTCTCCTCGGTCGGGGCACTTTGGGCGCTCTGGCCGTTGCTCCTCGCGGTGCCGTTCGGCGCGGCGTTCCTGTGGTTCGACTTGCGCGGCGAGATGCGCGAAGCGGAGGCGGAGATCGCCGGCAGCGCGGCGTTCGCGCTCGTGCCCGCGACCTTCGCCACGCTCGCCGGCTGGAGCGCGGGGGCCGCGCTTGCCCTCGCGGGCCTGATGCTCGCGCGGAGCGTGCCGACCGTGCTCACCGTGCGCACCTACCTGCGCCTCGCAAAAGGCAAGCCCGCCACCGCGCTGCCGGCGCTCGCGGGCGCCGGCGGGGCGTTGCTTGCCGTGATCGTGTTGGCAGTGCGCGGACTCGTCCCCAGCACTGCGGTCACTCTTGCACTGCTGCTCGCGGCGCGCACCGCGTGGCTGCTCTCGCCGCGCGCGCCGCTTTGGAGCGCGCGGCGCGCCGGTATCACCGAAGCAATCCTCGGCGCAGTCTTCGTCGTCGTCCTCACGCTCGCCTACGGCGTGCACTGA
- a CDS encoding TonB-dependent receptor: MNRSTCSVVRRDASRSLLGLAMFFASAPALLLAQTTAPAPQPPAGESVFQLDAFVVTGSIKPQSRLDSPLAISTVDRSKIDAMSPRSVAELMKAIPGFYFESSGGEANNVLAVRGVGAGNGFRYSVILEDGLPVISEEDTSFSTADNYTRVSTWISNVEGLRGGSSGVFTTNAPLGAINFLGREGTQTLAGEYKVEFGDFGLIRNDAWVGGAISPQTTYALGGFYRADDGQRSPGYKANKGGQLTLALNHKFKNDAGYFKVTGKALDDRTAFLLPIPLTGSTSDPQTIPGGPDLHTGATASPDLRHFVFPGSPVGPIDHDLADGIQVDLKYIGSELQVKLNDSLTLENRNRYATVQKSWNSNPFSTATSLQTIANNLATGGNVPASTWAAALGGDGNYRFRLTAPGQGGAVVAANAAAAATLNGNGLGDLVNHWRSDAKFTDFQDDLRLIGTFNDGNTTVLAGLYAKTTEETKLWQWETMLIDISPEYHRLDLAYVNATTGAVLGQYTYNGLTQIGSYYRHGTAQIDEVTPYVDFTHKVGGLVLDAGVRFVNRTYDGNYETFRKYDLNSYAQTGANPAPALANATFGSGNYLNTHAKENKAAYTLGANYVLNKRQAFFARYSAAPRFSNSDAIILDGGGTASGDVTPAKIETVKQFEAGYKYGGNHVAAFLTLFYARQRDVLSGGFQLVNGVAVPTQFTIGLDSPGVELDVTWNPIRALSIDVRGTVQRPKIVTPGLVNIGGTFTSLDGLTPTRTPKVYGSISGTYTLPETGLGRPAIDLSLSYTGRRATNQEANPNAIPLSAFTEVNAGFSLAFKRDFTFRLQVSNLLDSAGLTEGDPRQASGSGQGAYFNARPILPRSIVSSITYRF, from the coding sequence ATGAACCGCTCCACCTGTTCAGTCGTGCGCCGAGACGCGTCCCGTTCGCTCCTCGGCCTTGCGATGTTCTTCGCCAGTGCCCCGGCACTGTTGCTCGCCCAGACGACCGCGCCCGCGCCGCAGCCGCCGGCCGGCGAGTCCGTCTTTCAGCTCGATGCCTTCGTCGTCACCGGTTCGATCAAGCCGCAGTCGCGCCTCGACAGCCCGCTCGCCATCTCGACGGTCGACCGCTCGAAGATCGACGCCATGTCCCCGCGCAGCGTCGCCGAGCTGATGAAGGCGATCCCGGGTTTCTACTTCGAGTCGAGCGGCGGTGAAGCCAACAACGTCCTCGCCGTCCGCGGCGTCGGCGCCGGCAACGGCTTCCGCTACTCCGTGATCCTCGAGGACGGTCTGCCCGTCATCTCCGAGGAGGACACGTCGTTCTCCACCGCCGACAACTACACGCGCGTCTCGACCTGGATCTCCAACGTCGAGGGCTTGCGCGGCGGCAGCTCCGGCGTCTTCACCACCAACGCTCCGCTCGGCGCGATCAACTTCCTCGGCCGCGAGGGCACGCAGACGCTCGCCGGCGAATACAAGGTCGAGTTCGGCGACTTCGGCCTGATCCGCAACGACGCCTGGGTCGGCGGCGCGATCTCGCCGCAGACTACCTACGCCCTCGGCGGCTTCTACCGCGCCGACGACGGCCAGCGCTCGCCCGGCTACAAGGCGAACAAGGGCGGCCAGCTCACGCTGGCGCTCAATCACAAGTTCAAGAACGACGCCGGCTACTTCAAGGTCACCGGCAAGGCGCTCGACGATCGCACGGCGTTCCTGCTCCCGATCCCGCTCACCGGCAGCACCTCCGATCCGCAGACGATTCCCGGCGGCCCCGACCTGCATACCGGCGCCACCGCGTCGCCCGACCTGCGCCACTTCGTGTTCCCCGGCTCGCCCGTCGGCCCGATCGATCACGACCTCGCGGACGGCATCCAGGTCGACCTGAAATACATCGGCAGCGAACTCCAGGTGAAGTTGAACGACAGCCTCACCCTCGAGAACCGCAACCGCTACGCGACCGTTCAGAAATCCTGGAACTCGAATCCCTTCAGCACCGCCACATCGCTCCAGACCATCGCCAACAATCTCGCCACCGGCGGCAACGTCCCCGCGTCCACCTGGGCCGCCGCGCTCGGCGGCGACGGCAACTATCGCTTCCGCCTCACCGCGCCCGGCCAGGGCGGCGCCGTCGTCGCGGCCAATGCCGCCGCTGCCGCCACGCTCAACGGCAACGGCCTCGGCGACCTCGTGAACCACTGGCGCTCCGACGCGAAGTTCACCGACTTCCAGGACGACCTCCGCCTCATCGGCACCTTCAACGACGGCAACACCACCGTCCTCGCCGGCCTCTACGCCAAGACCACCGAGGAGACCAAGCTCTGGCAGTGGGAGACGATGCTCATCGACATCAGCCCCGAATACCACCGCCTCGACCTCGCCTACGTCAACGCCACCACCGGCGCCGTCCTCGGCCAATACACCTACAACGGCCTCACGCAGATCGGCAGCTACTACCGCCACGGCACCGCGCAGATCGACGAAGTCACGCCCTACGTCGACTTCACGCACAAGGTCGGCGGCCTCGTCCTCGACGCCGGCGTGCGCTTCGTCAACCGCACCTACGACGGCAACTACGAGACCTTCCGCAAATACGACCTCAACTCCTACGCGCAGACCGGCGCGAACCCCGCGCCCGCCCTCGCGAACGCCACCTTCGGCAGCGGCAACTACCTCAACACGCACGCCAAGGAAAACAAGGCCGCCTACACGCTCGGCGCGAATTACGTGCTGAACAAGCGCCAGGCCTTCTTCGCCCGCTACTCCGCCGCGCCGCGCTTCTCCAACTCCGACGCCATCATCCTGGACGGCGGCGGCACCGCCAGCGGCGACGTTACGCCCGCCAAGATCGAAACCGTCAAGCAATTCGAGGCCGGCTACAAATACGGCGGCAACCACGTCGCCGCGTTCCTCACGCTCTTCTACGCCCGCCAGCGCGACGTCCTCTCCGGCGGCTTCCAACTCGTGAACGGCGTCGCCGTGCCCACGCAGTTCACCATCGGCCTCGACAGCCCCGGCGTCGAACTCGACGTGACCTGGAATCCCATCCGCGCGCTCTCCATCGACGTGCGCGGCACCGTCCAGCGCCCGAAGATCGTCACGCCCGGCCTCGTCAACATCGGCGGCACGTTCACCTCGCTCGACGGCCTCACGCCCACGCGCACGCCGAAAGTCTACGGCTCCATCAGCGGCACCTACACGCTGCCCGAGACAGGTCTCGGTCGCCCGGCCATCGACCTCTCGCTCTCCTACACCGGCCGCCGCGCGACCAATCAGGAAGCCAACCCGAACGCGATTCCGCTCAGCGCCTTCACCGAGGTGAACGCGGGCTTCAGCCTCGCCTTCAAGCGCGATTTCACGTTCCGCCTCCAGGTGTCCAACCTGCTCGACAGCGCCGGCCTCACCGAAGGCGATCCGCGCCAGGCGTCCGGCTCGGGCCAGGGCGCCTACTTCAACGCCCGTCCGATCCTCCCGCGGTCGATCGTCTCCTCGATCACCTACCGCTTCTAA